From Lysobacter lycopersici:
CCAGCCCGGGACGTAGGGCGCGTCGAAGCCGGCCACGGTCTTGGATTTGACGATGATGTCCTTGAGGATCTTGTTGACCGCGTGGCCGAGGTGGATCGCGCCGTTCGCGTACGGCGGGCCGTCGTGCAGCACGAAGCGCGGGCGGCCCGCGGCGTGGCTGCGGATGCCGGTGTACAGGCCTTCGGCTTCCCAGCGCGCGAGCGTGTCGGGTTCGCGCTTGGGCAGGTCGCCGCGCATCGGGAACGCGGTCTCCGGCAGCAGGATCGTGGCCTTGTAGGGATTGTCTTGCTTGTCGGTCACGCGATGGCTCGCAGAAGGGCTTGTTGTCGATGGAGGATGGCGCGCGCCTGCGCTTCGTCGCGATGCATCTGCGCGACCAGCGAAGGCAGGTCCGGGAATTTTTCTTCGTCGCGCAGTTTGGCGACGAATTCGACTTCGATGCGCTTGCCGTACAGGTCGCCGTCGAAATCGAACAAGTGCGCCTCGAGCAGGGGTTCGACGCCATCCACGGTCGGGCGCGTGCCGAAGCTCGATACCGAAGGCATCGGCGCGCCACCGACGCCGTGCACCAGCGTCGCGTAGATGCCGCGCAGCGCTGGTGCCTTGCCGCCGAAACGCAGGTTCGCGGTCGGGAAGCCGAGCGTGCGGCCGAGCTGTTTGCCGTGCACCACATGCCCGCCGATCGCGTAACGACGACCGAGCAGGCGTTCCGCGGAATCGAAATCGCCGGCAGCGAGCGCGGCGCGGATGCGCGTGCTCGACGCGCGTTCGCCGTCGAGCGACACCGGCGCGATTTCATTCGCGGCGAATCCGTTGTCGGCGCCCATCCTTTGCAGCAGCGCGAGATCGCCGGCGCGACCATGGCCGAAGCGGAATCCGGGACCGACCCAGGCTTCGCGCACGCCGAGGCGTTCGACCAGCAATTCGCGCACGAAATCCTCGGCTGGCATCGCCGCCAGCTTCGCGTCGAAACGCAGCAGGCCGACGACATCCGCACCGAGATCGCGCAGGCCTTCGATCTTGGCCCGCGGCAGCATCAGTCGTGGCGGCTTCCGGTCCTTCGCGAAGAACTCGCGCGGCAGCGGTTCGAAGCTGACCGCGACCGCATCGGCATCGAGTTCGCGCGCGCGCGCTACGGCCTGCCGCACCAGCGCGCGATGGCCGAGGTGCAGTCCGTCGAAGGCTCCGATGCAGGCCACGCTGCCGCGCGGCCCGCCCGGTGCGCCGTGGAGGTCGCGGAAAACGGGGTTCATGCAGCCCGCGAGTATAGCGACGATGGCTGCAATTCCGGATTCAATGCTCGCGGAAATCGCGCGGGCGGAAGCCCAGCGCCAGCATCGCCAGTCCGTAGACCAGCCCGCCGCCCGCGACCAGGATGCCCAGCCAGGCGATCCGCGCCAGCGGCGGCGCGAGGGTGAAATCGGGCGCGAAATGCAGCCCGACCAACAGGAAGGCCGCCATGGCGAGATTGGCGATGGCCACGCGCCACAGGAAACTGCTCCATCCCGGTTGGGCGTCGTAGACGCCGGCCTTGCGTAGCCAGCGCCACAGCAGGATCAGGTTGAGATAACTCGACAGCGCACTGGCAAGTCCCAGCGCGAAATGCAGGCCCGGATGCGTGGCCAAGGTTTCGACCCAGCCGCCGGTCCTCGCCGACGCTGGCAACCGCGAGTAGAGCAGTGCCAGCAGCAGCGCGGTGAACACCATGTTCGCGATCAGCGCGGTGATGCCAGCACGCATCGGCGTGTGCGTGTCCTGGCGTGCGTAGAACGCCGGCAGCACCGTCTTCACCAGCGCGAATGCCGGCAGGCCGAAGCTGAGGCCGAACACCGACAGCGCTGCCATCCGGGTCGCGAATTCGTCGAACTTGCCATGCTGGAAGATCGTCGCAACCAGCGGCACCGACAGCGTCATCAGGCCCAGCATCGCCGGAATGATGATGATCAAGGTCGAACGCAGGCCCCAGTCCAGCGATTTCGAGAACCCGGCGCGATCGGTGTTGACGTGGTGGCGCGCCAGCGTCGGCAGGATCACCGTGCCGAGCGCGATCCCGAACACGCCCAGCGGCAGTTCGAGGAAACGATCGGCCGCGGACAGCCAGCTCTGTGAACCCGCGGCCAGCTTCGAGGCGACGAAGGTGTCGAACAGCAAGTTGATCTGCGCGACCGAGGACCCGATCAGGGTCGGCACCATCAGGCGCATCACCTTGCGCACGTCGGGGTGGCTCCAGCCCCAGCGCGGCAACGCCAGCAGGTCCAGCTTCGCCAACGCCGGCATCAGGAACAGCAATTGCAGGATGCCCGCCGCCAGCACCGCCCAACCCATCGCCATGATCGGCGGATGCGCCAGCTTCGCCCCCCACCAGGCGCCGGCGATCATGCAGAGATTGAGAATGATCGGCGCCAGCGCCGGCAACCCGAAGCGTTGGTAGCTGTTGAGCGCGCCTGCCGAGAGCGCCGTCAGCGAGATGAACAACAAGAATGGGAATGTCCACCGCAGCAGGTGGATGATGAGCTCGTGCTGGCCTGCAACAGGCTTGACGTTGTTCGAGAACGCATCCGCGAACCAGGGCGCCAGCAGCATGCCCAAGGCGGTCACCACCAACAGCACGCCGCCCAGCGTCCCCGACGTCCGCGCGACCAGCGCCTTCAGCTCGTCGTGGCTGCGCTTTTCCTTGATCTCGATGAACACGGGCACGAAGGCGGTCGAGAACGAGCCTTCGGCGAACAGGCGGCGCATGAAGTTGGGGATGCGGAACGCGACCCAGAAGGCGTCGGTCATCGGCCCGGCGCCGAATGCGGCATTGAAGCTGATATCGCGGACCAGCCCGAACACCCGGCTGAGCATGGTCATCCCGCCGAAGGACAGGATCCCGCGGGCCATGCTCCGGTGCCTGGTCGGCGGCGGCGTCGAAGGCGCCCCGCTCATGCCTGCCCCGCCCCGGCCCGACCGGATCCAGCCTTGTTGACCCAAGCCATTGAATCGCCCATAATTTCCGGTCTTTCCGACTCCCCTTCGCGCGGATCCTCCCGCCAGCGCAGGGTTTCCACCGACCCGACCATCGCCCCAGCGGCGACCGACAGACCAGGATTTCCCCAGTGGCCAACATCAAGTCCGCCAAGAAGCGCGCCAAGCAGACCGTCGTGCGCAACGCCCGCAACGTCGCCCAGCGCTCGATGCTGCGCACCGCCGTCAAGAAGGTAGTGAAGGCGCTCGACGCCAACGACGCCGCCGGCGCCGAAACCGCCTTCGCCAGCGCGCAACCGCTGCTGGACCGCATGGCCGCCCGTGGCCTGATCCATCGCAACAAGGCCGCTCGCCACAAGAGCCGCCTGACCGCGCGGATCAAGGCGCTCAAGGCCGCCTGACCGACGCTTCGGCGTCGCCGCGAAAGCCCCGCCATGCGCGGGGCTTTTTCGTGCCCGCGCGAAACCCGCCGGCTCAGGCCAAGGGCGCATCGGAGCCCGCCATCGCGGCTTCGCGTTCGTCGCGATCGAGTTCGTCGAGGAAAGCCTGCACCCGCACCATCACCTCGCGCGTGCCCTCGTGGGCAAGGCCGGAGACGATGAACCACGGCGCGGTCCAGCCCAGTTCGCCGATCACCAACTCCGCCTGCGCCTGCGCATCTTCGTGCGTGAGCAGGTCGGCCTTGTTCAGCAGCAGCCAGCGCGGCTTTTCCATCAGCCCTGCATCGAATTTCTGCAGCTCGCGTTCGATCGCGCGAACCTGCTGCGCGGCGTCGCCACCGTCGAGCGGTTCGATTTCGACCAGGTGCAGCAGCAGGCGCGTGCGCTGGATGTGGCGCAGGAACAGCGCGCCGAGGCCGGCGCCGTCGGCCGCGCCCTCGATCAGGCCGGGGATGTCGGCGATCACGAAGCTGCGATGGGGTTCGACGCTGACCACGCCGAGGTTCGGGTACAGCGTGGTGAACGGATAGTCCGCGACCTTCGGCGTCGCCGCCGACACCGCGCGGATCAGCGTGCTCTTGCCGGCGTTGGGAAACCCGAGCAGGCCGACGTCCGCGAGCAGTTTCAGTTCCAGACGCAACGTGCGCGTCTCGCCCTCCGTGCCCGGGGTGGACCGGCGCGGGGTGCGGTTGATCGAACTCTTGAAATGCATGTTGCCGAGGCCGCCCTTGCCGCCCCGCGCGACCAGCAGGCGCTGGCCGTTCTCGGTCATGTCGCCGATGACCTCGTCGGTATCGACGTTGTGCACCACGGTGCCGACCGGCACCAGGATGACCTTGTCCGCGCCGGCCTTGCCGTACATCTGGCTGCCCATGCCGCCTTCGCCGCGTTCGGCCTTGAACCGGGTTTCGTGGCGGAAGTCGACGAGCGTGTTGAGGTTCTCGTCGGCCTGCAGCCAGACGTCGCCGCCATCGCCGCCATCGCCGCCGTTGGGGCCGCCCAGCGGGATGAACTTCTCGCGCCGGAACGCAACGCAGCCGTTGCCGCCATTGCCGGCGGTGACGGTGATTTCGGCTTCGTCAACCAGTTTCATGATTCGATTCTCGCAGAAACGAAAAGCCCCGCCGAAGCGGGGCCCTTCGCGATCCGTCGGTCGGCGATCAGCCGGCGACGACGCTGACGGTGCGGCGCTTCTTCGGGCCCTTGGTCGAGAACTCGACCGTGCCGTCGACCAACGCGAACAGGGTGTGGTCGCGGCCGAGGCCGACGCCCATGCCCGGATGGAACTGGGTGCCGCGCTGGCGGACGATAATGTTGCCGGCCTCGATGGCCTGGCCGCCGTACATCTTCACGCCGAGGTACTTCGGGTTGGAATCGCGGCCGTTGCGCGAGGAACCTACGCCCTTTTTATGTGCCATGGCTGCGTCTCCTTACTTGCTGCCACCGGCGATGCCGGTGATCTCGATTTCGGTGTAATGCTGCCGGTGGCCCATCTGCTTGCGATGGTGCTTGCGGCGGCGGAACTTGACGATGCGCACCTTGTCGGCGCGGCCGTGGCCGACGACCTTGGCGCTGACGGTCGCGCCCTTGAGCGCGTCGCCGAGCTTGATGCCGTCGGCGTCGCCGAGCATCAGCACGTTATCGAACTTGATCTCGCTGCCGGCATCGGCCTCGAGCTTCTCGACGCGGAGCGTTTCGCCCTGCATCACGCGGTATTGCTTACCGCCGGTGACCAGTACTGCGTACATGTGGAGCCTCTGGGTTCTGTAGTTATTCTGGTGGCCTGCCAGCCATCGAGGGCGGACAGAAGCGGAATTGTAGGGGATTCAGTGACTTGGACGCAACCGGACCCTGTGCCGGACCATCCGACCCCGCCGAGGGCCTGAATCGGCCAGGTCGCAGCCCGCGCGACCATCCCGATGCAGCTTGGTCTGGATCGCATTTGCCCCCAAATCGGGGGCTGGTTACGCTCCCCTGTTGGCCCGCAGTCCGGGCTGCCCCCTGCCAGGAAGCCCCCTCCCGATGGCGATGGACACCATCCGCATCCGCGGTGCCCGTACCCACAACCTGAAGAACTTCGACCTCGACCTGCCCCGCGACCGGCTGATCGTGATCACCGGCCTGTCCGGCTCGGGCAAGAGCTCGCTGGCCTTCGACACCATCTACGCCGAGGGCCAGCGTCGCTACGTCGAATCGCTGTCGGCTTACGCCCGGCAATTCCTGAGCGTGATGGAGAAGCCGGACGTCGACCATATCGAAGGACTGTCGCCGGCGATTTCCATCGAACAGAAATCGACCTCGCACAACCCGCGTTCGACAGTCGGCACCATCACCGAAATCTACGACTACCTGCGCCTGCTGTACGCGCGGGTCGGCACGCCGCGCTGCCCGGACCACGGCTTCCCGCTGGAAGCGCAGACCGTCAGCCAGATGGTCGACACGATCCTCGCGCTGGCGAACGACGCGAAGACCGCCGACCAGCGCTGGATGCTGCTCGCACCGGTAGTGCGCGAACGCAAGGGCGAACATGCGCAGGTGTTCGAACAACTGCGTGCACAGGGCTACGTGCGCGTGCGCGTGGACGGCGCGCTGCACGAGATCGACGCGGTGCCGCCGCTGGCGCTGCGGCAGAAGCACACCATCGAAGCGGTGATCGATCGCTTCAAGGTCAAGCCCGAACTGCGCCAGCGCCTCGCCGAATCGTTCGAGACCGCGCTCAAGCTCGGCGACGGCGCGGCCACGGTGCAGTCGCTCGACGACGACACGCTTGCACCGATGCTGTTCTCGTCGAAATACAGCTGCCCGGTCTGCGACTACTCGTTGCCGGAGCTGGAACCGCGTCTGTTCTCGTTCAACTCGCCGGTCGGCGCCTGCCCCGTCTGCGACGGCCTCGGCGTCTCGCAATTCTTCGATCCGGCGCGCGTGGTCGTGCATCCGGAGCTGTCGCTGGCCGCGGGCGCGGTGCGCGGCTGGGATCGCCGCAATGCCTACTACTTCCACATGATCCAGTCGCTGGGCAAGCACTATGGCTTCGGCGTCGACACGCCGTGGCAGGCGCTGGACGAAAACGTGCGCAACGCGGTGCTGTTCGGCAGCGGCAACGAAACCATCGCCTTCAACTACGTCAGCGATTCCGGCGGACGCCACCAGCGCAAGCACAAGTTCGAGGGCATCGTGCCCAACCTCGAACGCCGTTATCGCGAAACCGAATCCGCGGCGGTGCGCGAGGAACTGGCGAAATACATCAGCGAACGCCCCTGCCCCGACTGCGGCGGCGCGCGCCTCAACCGCAGCGCACGCAACGTGTTCGTCGCCGACCGGCCGCTGCCGGAACTCGTCGTGCTTCCGATCGACGGCGCGCTGGATTTCTTCAGCACGCTGTCGCTGCCCGGCTGGCGCGGCGAGATCGCGGCCAAGATCGTCAAGGAAATCCGCGAACGCCTGAGCTTCCTCGTCGATGTCGGCCTCGATTACCTGACGCTGGAACGCAAGGCCGACACGCTGTCCGGCGGCGAGGCGCAGCGCATCCGCCTGGCATCGCAGATCGGCGCCGGCCTCGTCGGGGTGATGTACGTACTCGACGAGCCGAGCATCGGCCTGCACCAGCGCGACAACGAGCGCCTGCTCGGTACGCTGACGCGGCTGCGCGACCTCGGCAACACCGTGATCGTGGTCGAACACGACGAGGACGCGATCCGACTCGCGGACCATGTCGTCGACATCGGCCCCGGCGCAGGCGTGCATGGCGGCGAAGTCGTCGCGCAAGGACAAGTCGCCGACATCCTGAAAGCACCGCGTTCGCTGACCGGGCAATTCCTCAGCGGCAAGCGCCAGATCGAGGTGCCGGCGACGCGGCACAAACCGAACAGGAAGATGATGCTGCGCCTCAATGGCGCGAGCGGGAACAACTTGCAGGACGTCGATGTGGCCATTCCGGCCGGGCTGTTCACCGCAATCACCGGCGTCTCCGGTTCCGGCAAGTCGACCCTGATCAACGACACGCTGTACGCGCTGGCCGCGAACGAGATCAACGGCGCTTCGCACAAGCCGGCCGCCTACCGCGAGGTGCAGGGCCTGGACCTGTTCGACAAGGTCGTGGACATCGACCAGTCGCCGATCGGGCGCACGCCGCGTTCGAATCCCGCGACCTACACCGGCCTGTTCACGCCGCTGCGCGAATTGTTCGCGCAGGTGCCGGAAGCGCGCGCGCGCGGCTACGCGGCGGGACGTTTCAGCTTCAACGTGCGCGGCGGACGTTGCGAGGCCTGCCAGGGCGACGGCCTGATCAAGGTCGAGATGCACTTCCTGCCCGACGTGTACGTGCCCTGCGACGTCTGCCACGGCAAGCGCTACAACCGCGAGACGCTGGAGATCCTGTACAAGGGCCACAGCATCCACGACGTGCTGGAAATGACCGTCGAGGACGCGCTGGAACTGTTCCAGCCGGTGCCGGCGATCGCGCGCAAGCTCGAAACGCTGGTGGACGTCGGCCTGAGCTACATCAAGCTCGGACAGAGCGCGACCACGCTGTCGGGCGGCGAGGCGCAGCGCGTGAAACTGTCGAAGGAGCTCTCGCGCCGCGACACCGGGCGCACGCTGTACATCCTCGACGAACCGACCACCGGCCTGCACTTCGCCGACATCGAGCACCTGCTCGCGGTGCTGCACAAGCTGCGCGACGAAGGCAACACGATTGTCGTCATCGAACACAACCTCGACGTGATCAAGACCGCGGACTGGGTGATCGACCTCGGCCCCGACGGTGGCCATCGCGGCGGCCGCATCATCGCCGAGGGCACGCCGGAGGACATCGCGGCGAATGCCGC
This genomic window contains:
- the rplU gene encoding 50S ribosomal protein L21, with protein sequence MYAVLVTGGKQYRVMQGETLRVEKLEADAGSEIKFDNVLMLGDADGIKLGDALKGATVSAKVVGHGRADKVRIVKFRRRKHHRKQMGHRQHYTEIEITGIAGGSK
- the cgtA gene encoding Obg family GTPase CgtA, with translation MKLVDEAEITVTAGNGGNGCVAFRREKFIPLGGPNGGDGGDGGDVWLQADENLNTLVDFRHETRFKAERGEGGMGSQMYGKAGADKVILVPVGTVVHNVDTDEVIGDMTENGQRLLVARGGKGGLGNMHFKSSINRTPRRSTPGTEGETRTLRLELKLLADVGLLGFPNAGKSTLIRAVSAATPKVADYPFTTLYPNLGVVSVEPHRSFVIADIPGLIEGAADGAGLGALFLRHIQRTRLLLHLVEIEPLDGGDAAQQVRAIERELQKFDAGLMEKPRWLLLNKADLLTHEDAQAQAELVIGELGWTAPWFIVSGLAHEGTREVMVRVQAFLDELDRDEREAAMAGSDAPLA
- the rpsT gene encoding 30S ribosomal protein S20, with the translated sequence MANIKSAKKRAKQTVVRNARNVAQRSMLRTAVKKVVKALDANDAAGAETAFASAQPLLDRMAARGLIHRNKAARHKSRLTARIKALKAA
- the uvrA gene encoding excinuclease ABC subunit UvrA, which codes for MAMDTIRIRGARTHNLKNFDLDLPRDRLIVITGLSGSGKSSLAFDTIYAEGQRRYVESLSAYARQFLSVMEKPDVDHIEGLSPAISIEQKSTSHNPRSTVGTITEIYDYLRLLYARVGTPRCPDHGFPLEAQTVSQMVDTILALANDAKTADQRWMLLAPVVRERKGEHAQVFEQLRAQGYVRVRVDGALHEIDAVPPLALRQKHTIEAVIDRFKVKPELRQRLAESFETALKLGDGAATVQSLDDDTLAPMLFSSKYSCPVCDYSLPELEPRLFSFNSPVGACPVCDGLGVSQFFDPARVVVHPELSLAAGAVRGWDRRNAYYFHMIQSLGKHYGFGVDTPWQALDENVRNAVLFGSGNETIAFNYVSDSGGRHQRKHKFEGIVPNLERRYRETESAAVREELAKYISERPCPDCGGARLNRSARNVFVADRPLPELVVLPIDGALDFFSTLSLPGWRGEIAAKIVKEIRERLSFLVDVGLDYLTLERKADTLSGGEAQRIRLASQIGAGLVGVMYVLDEPSIGLHQRDNERLLGTLTRLRDLGNTVIVVEHDEDAIRLADHVVDIGPGAGVHGGEVVAQGQVADILKAPRSLTGQFLSGKRQIEVPATRHKPNRKMMLRLNGASGNNLQDVDVAIPAGLFTAITGVSGSGKSTLINDTLYALAANEINGASHKPAAYREVQGLDLFDKVVDIDQSPIGRTPRSNPATYTGLFTPLRELFAQVPEARARGYAAGRFSFNVRGGRCEACQGDGLIKVEMHFLPDVYVPCDVCHGKRYNRETLEILYKGHSIHDVLEMTVEDALELFQPVPAIARKLETLVDVGLSYIKLGQSATTLSGGEAQRVKLSKELSRRDTGRTLYILDEPTTGLHFADIEHLLAVLHKLRDEGNTIVVIEHNLDVIKTADWVIDLGPDGGHRGGRIIAEGTPEDIAANAASHTGRFLAKSLGTEAKPTKPAPSPRAEPPRPPTKAEKLAAKKAEAATMRAKRKSA
- the rpmA gene encoding 50S ribosomal protein L27 translates to MAHKKGVGSSRNGRDSNPKYLGVKMYGGQAIEAGNIIVRQRGTQFHPGMGVGLGRDHTLFALVDGTVEFSTKGPKKRRTVSVVAG
- the murJ gene encoding murein biosynthesis integral membrane protein MurJ, with the protein product MARGILSFGGMTMLSRVFGLVRDISFNAAFGAGPMTDAFWVAFRIPNFMRRLFAEGSFSTAFVPVFIEIKEKRSHDELKALVARTSGTLGGVLLVVTALGMLLAPWFADAFSNNVKPVAGQHELIIHLLRWTFPFLLFISLTALSAGALNSYQRFGLPALAPIILNLCMIAGAWWGAKLAHPPIMAMGWAVLAAGILQLLFLMPALAKLDLLALPRWGWSHPDVRKVMRLMVPTLIGSSVAQINLLFDTFVASKLAAGSQSWLSAADRFLELPLGVFGIALGTVILPTLARHHVNTDRAGFSKSLDWGLRSTLIIIIPAMLGLMTLSVPLVATIFQHGKFDEFATRMAALSVFGLSFGLPAFALVKTVLPAFYARQDTHTPMRAGITALIANMVFTALLLALLYSRLPASARTGGWVETLATHPGLHFALGLASALSSYLNLILLWRWLRKAGVYDAQPGWSSFLWRVAIANLAMAAFLLVGLHFAPDFTLAPPLARIAWLGILVAGGGLVYGLAMLALGFRPRDFREH
- a CDS encoding bifunctional riboflavin kinase/FAD synthetase, with product MNPVFRDLHGAPGGPRGSVACIGAFDGLHLGHRALVRQAVARARELDADAVAVSFEPLPREFFAKDRKPPRLMLPRAKIEGLRDLGADVVGLLRFDAKLAAMPAEDFVRELLVERLGVREAWVGPGFRFGHGRAGDLALLQRMGADNGFAANEIAPVSLDGERASSTRIRAALAAGDFDSAERLLGRRYAIGGHVVHGKQLGRTLGFPTANLRFGGKAPALRGIYATLVHGVGGAPMPSVSSFGTRPTVDGVEPLLEAHLFDFDGDLYGKRIEVEFVAKLRDEEKFPDLPSLVAQMHRDEAQARAILHRQQALLRAIA